The following nucleotide sequence is from Penaeus vannamei isolate JL-2024 chromosome 10, ASM4276789v1, whole genome shotgun sequence.
acacacacacacacacacacacacacacacacacacacacacacacacacacacacacacacacacacacacacatatatatatatatatatatatatatatatatatatatatatatatatatatatatatacatacatacatataaatgtgtgtgtgatcatctagatatacagcacacacacgcacacactcacacacacacacacacacgcacacacacacatatatatatatatatatatgtacatacatacatacatacacacacacacacacacacacacacacacacacacacacacacacacacacacacacacaaatacacaaatatatatatatatatatatatatatatatatatatatatatatatatatacatacatacatatatatgagtgtgtgatcatctagatatacagcacacacacgcacacactcacacacacacacacacacacacactcacacacacacacacacacacacacacacacacacacacacacacacacacacacacacacacacacacacatatatatatatatatatatatatgtgtgtgtgtgtgtgtgtgtgtgtgtgtgtgtgtgtgtgtgtgtgtgtgtgtgtgtgtgtgtgcaatcatctagatataaaggcacacacacacactcactccctcacttacacacacacactccctcactcacacagacagacatacacacgcatatatatgtgtgtttgtgtgtgtagaaaggtatgaatgagaatgaatatcttcaaaatacaagagatgtaattgaccggtttcgaatttatcttcgtcagaaatacatacattggaGAAAGTACGCAGCATATTTATAGTACAAGGGAGTTGATGAGTCACCTGATGATTGCAACCTCGCACTCGTTGTATGCATGAtttctgccgcgaccttggatggTTTGAATCTACCTGATGCGGAGTTCATATtgttctctgtcgcgatgtatgtaggttccatgaccttccttttgtatttgttcaatccttcatggattatttcagcttcttccagtttggtagatgtccagcttcatctacctGCACCACTATAGCGTCCTATGGTTAGGGACGTCGGTTCGATGTTCGGTGATCCTGGTATTGAATCCACGTGCCGTTTCACCAAAGTATGCTCCATCACAACTGCTGCAGGTATAGTATATAGACATGTAGTCCCCAGGCGGCCCCACCTACCCAGAGGAGTGCCTTAAGGGCCAAGGTCCCTCCCCATAGAGGTCAGTGGGCATCCGTAGGGTATGTCCACCCCCTGACGTCAACATCCCCCTTACTACTGCTGTAGTCCCAAGGGATATGACCTTGTGGGCGTCACGGAGGGAAATCTTTGCATTTTCTGAGGTGTGCGGATGGATAATTAAAGCAAATTAAAATGACTAAAAACACTAAGAAGCCAGGGAGAAAAAGAGTAGATAGACTAGTATAAGAAAAGTACAATATGCAGGGTGAGGGTAAATTGAAAGGAAAAACTGTAGTGTGAGACGTAAGAAAGAAGTAAAGTCAGGTAGGAGAACCACGAGGCTGTACTTGATAAGTGGTGAATGTATAAGTGCAATCTTGCACGGTCCAGCTCTCTTTTTAGTAAATACCGTCACTGAGGCTTAATACTtagcttttccttcttttaggaTCCTTAGCTGGAGTTGTCGGCCACTTAGGTATAAACTTCATAAAATATGTAAAACTGTCAGAGTATGAGGAGAGAAACGCCCTGTGGTACAGTGGAAAAACGAATGTTTATTTTTGACGCGGAACAAAATGGCCGCGGGAAGGACGTGACGTCACGCTCGTGACGTGTAAAAGATTTAActtcaaataaaacgaaaataaaacaataaaactaaatatatatgcatatattcataaatatatttatacatttgttagagtatatatatatatatatatatatatatatatatatatatatatatatatatatatatatatgtatatatatatatatatgtatatatatacacacacatacatatatatacatatatatatatagatacacacacacacacacacacacacacacacacacacacacacacacacacacacacacacacacacacacacacacacacacacatatatatatatatatatatatatatatatatatatatatatatatatatatatatatatatatatatatgcatctatctatctctttatctacctatctatctatctatctatctatctatctatatatgtatatgtatatgtatatgtatatgtatatgtatatgtatatgtatatatatacatatacctatacatatacatatatatatatatatatatatatatatatatatatatatatatatgtatatatatgtatatgtatatgtatatatatatatgtatatatatgcatatatgtatatgtaaatgtatatgtatatgtatatgtatatgtatatgtatatgtatatgtatatatatatatacatatacatatacttatatatatatatatatatttatatatatacatatacatatacatatacatatacatatatatatatatatatatatatatatatatatatatatatagagagggagagagagagagagagagagagagagagagagagagagagagagaaagagatagttagatagatagataaatagataaatagatagatagctagacagatagatagatagatagatagatagatagatagattgattgattgatagatagatagatagatagatagatagatagatagatagataaatagatagatagataggtagatatagagatagatagatgcatatatatatatatatatatatatatatatatatatatatatatatatatatatatatgtgtgtgtgtgtgtgtgtgtgtgtgtgtgtgtgtgtgtgtgtgtgtgtgtgtgtgtgtgtgtgtgtgtgtgtctgtgtgtgtgtgtgtgtgtgtgcatatatatgcatataaatagacatttatacagatacaaatatttatgtattttttatacatatacatatatatatatatatatatatatatatgtatatatgtatatgtatatatatatatatatacatatatatatataattataggtatacacacatacatacttacatacatatatatatatatatatatatatatatatatatatatatatatatatatacatatatatatatatatgtatatatatatatatatatatatatatatatatatatatatatatatatatatatatatatatatatatatatatcatatatatatcatatacatgcagtcacagacacacacatacacacatatatatacttatacattcatatatataaatacatatatgcatatatacatatatatacatatgtccatatatatgcacatatgtatatgtatatatatacatatgtgcatatatatgcacatatgtatatgtatatatatacacaatatgtatatatatatatatatatatatatatatatatatatatatatatatatatatatatataaagatgcatatatgtatatattatctatatgtgcataaatatgcctataagtatttatatatgtttatatgcatatctaagtatgaatatatagagattcatgtctatatatatatatatatatatatatatatatatatatatatatatatatatatatatatatgtgtgtgtgtgtgtgtgtgtgtgtgtgtgtgtgtgtgtgtgtgtgcgcgcgtgtgtgtttgtgtgtgtgtgtttgcgtatatgtgtatgtgtgtgtgtgtgcgtgggtgtgtgtatgtgtgtgtttgtgtatgtatgtgtatgtgttcacccccccccccctcccacgcacacatttttttcctctcatcatcttatcctcaccaccatcatccttccACAGGCTGCAGGACATAAGCCTCTCTCAAACTTCGTAGAGAGAGGATGTTTGGCGTCGCCATCCTTCCCTCAGTGGAAGCTCCTCTTAAGCAACGGCGGTTCAGCTCCCAGTTGAACAACGGCGGCCGTTTCACCTACGACACCTACGTTTGACCTTTCAAGGCGATCCGTCCTTTTTTCGATGtacctctgtgtgcgtgtgtaaacttATGAGTATATTGCAAATGAAACAgcagaaggaaaacaaacaaacaaacaaataaacaaaaacacgacagtaaatatatataaagactccTTACGAGAAATCAAAACGATATTTTTAGTGTTAGACTTGAAACGCCGTCTGTTTTCCGTAGTGACCTCTCATTACATACGAATTGCTGCTATAATGTAGTAATGGTAACTTACAGTTGGACTACACACGCTCTTACCGGTTTACGATATAAGTACCGTCGAAATTTGATCTAGAGTAATCGCTAAGGCACTTGCTATAATTGGCCGTTTTAATGGAACATTGATCAAATACTCTTCCAAATGTCTCTCTATCACGCACTTTAGGTCATCCAATCAGCTGCTATTTAGTAATTACTTGTCATCTCTTTTCCGAAATAATTCTCGTAGGTTTATTAGCTTATCCCTGTCTGTAAACGAGCTTATATGCCTTTCTCTTCAAGTCTCCACCGGGATATTCAATATTTGTCCATTATTCACAGAACTCGGGCTCTGTTAATGTTATTAGTCATGTAAATTAACCTATTAAGCTTGAACAATACAGTCAAATGGATATAATTCATAAATGCACAAGCGTACATTGCTTGCAATTAATCCCCTTCGTGTTTAACATATTATTCATTCAGTGGGTTCTTCTGACTACTGGCAACGGCCTCAATAACCTTCCCTAACATGAATGTATTCCTATCCTCTTTTTCATTAATTGTAGTCCATCTAAACTCAACAGCAATTACCTAACTGTGATTCGGTAATTACTCATCTCTAGCTGAGCCTGAAATGTGTCCAATGCTTGTAATTTCATTGATTATTCTACAAATTCGAGTTTTTTTAAAGGCCTTACTTTACTAAATCCACTTCAATgaattacattattatcaataatggacACCTAACGTGAGATAAACCTTTTGCCCAATGACTGACAACACGTAACTCCACATTAGCAGACTGTTCGTGATTTTAATGGATATATTTGGCAACAGTATCCCTTCCTGGAGATAATCAGGTGTTTTTACAAGACATACGGAACAACAGCCTATTTATAATGCCCTTACCTATTCCAGACGTATAggtcacaaaaaatatatattcatggcaTATAGACAAAATCACACATTTATTTGACTATTTCAGTGTTGGTAATATTATAGCACTTGAAACTTAACGAAGGCATGTTCATGGATTTCAAACCAAGTAATGGGGCCTTAGATGAATGATTAATATATCAGCAATGAAGTGATGAAATATATGCAAAGTATGGCATTACCACCTGTTAGCAGTCTGCAGTTACATATTTTACGTCCTCTTTCTGAAATTTGTTAAACATGGTTCCAGTATAATTATTTTAGCAGTATACttagtgaatgaaagaaaaaaaaaatacaacaatgagACTTGtcggctgaaagagagagagagagagaacgccccTGTTCGACGCATACTTATTAAACGGATTATACTGAATTCTAATTACAAATTTCAATTTCATCACATTTGCCTTGTAGATCATTAGCACCATCATTTCTAAAATACAtgttttccctttgtctctcctatCTCCGCAGGATCAAACGCACTTTATCACTATCCCAGCCCAGCCTAATTAACCTCCAGAATCTTTTCAGAGTGCGTCTCCAGTCTTCGTACCGTAAGCTAGTAATAAAAAGGGTTCTTTTAAAGCTGCAAGGAAAAGTAAAAGGAATTTGTTCGGGCGTCTGCCCTGGGCTGCTCCTTCTGGTCTGCTTTCACGGCctggagcatatatatatatatatatatatatatatatatatatatatatatatatatatatatatatatatatatatatatatatatatatatatatatattttttttttttttttttttttttttttttttttttttttttttttgcgtaatttTAAGATATCAGTCCAAGTGATTATTTTACAATGATGGATAGGATAAGCCCAATATGATTATTAATTTCTTATTCTTAAAAATAGAAATCCATTTCATTGATTAGCTTTacgtgccccctccccttcttcatgtaTGGATTAGTCTGATTCAAATTGAAtaacaaatatgtttttttttttttttttttttaagatatggaTATTCACAGGAAATACCGACAATTTAATGTGATTAATATATACCAATGCATTTTTATATTCAATAGTAAAGCCTGCtacataatttcatttatttgacACAGTTGTAAATCCACAACTATgtaaaatgctaataatactgcTATTATCTGTACTACAGCTACCACTACTACAATTAGAATgagtattaattataatattaatgatgatgatgacaattataatgatgacaaaaaataataatgatagtgatattagtaataatacaaataatgataatactgtgatgatgattatgataattatgatggtaatgataataatgatgataatgagtaatactaatagttgtaaagataaaaataattatagtgattgttataatggcaatgaaaatgataacatgataaatgATGACAATTGCAAAACTTAAAACTTTAAATATTAGATATTAGGTCAGACTAGGATACTAATTAATATTATTCTAGAATTGGTGATCTGTGACAGCTAGAAGTCATATGGCATAGTCTTTTATTCCTCATTTTTGGTTATGTCGGGTGAGGTCCCGAGTCCGAAAGCGGTTAAGAACTTTTACTTTTTCCGTGCTACACTTGCCTACCGATATCAGAGCATAAGCAGGGTATTTTCTTTAAGATTAGATAAGCAAGTGGTTGACGTTATCGAGTTTTATAATTGTGGATGAAGaaatttcctttgtttcttaAACATAATTTGAACAAAAATGGCTTGTACTTCTCACAGTTTGATTAAACTTTACATAATATGTTTAAATACGATATCCAAAGGTATTTGCGATAAGTTTATTATCAGCaaagtacaataaaaaaaacagcgtAAATTATACATAGTTACATTACCAATCCGGATTAATCCGCGGGCTTTTATAACAACAAGACGATTTTTCATTTTTGATGTATAAGCTTACATGAGTTGCATTGCGTTGAGAACACCCAGTCCATATTTGTGGGCGTTTATAAATTATTTCTTCCTATTAGTTGCAACGGATTCTACTTGAGCAGCGTTATGTCCTGGTACACAAGAGATATGGCACAAAAGATATAGCATTTTGTCCGGCTGTAAACTGACGGAAATGAACCTATAAGTTCGAACGCAaaaaagtgatggtaataatagcattgagaataatgatgatggtggtgattgtgatgagacTACTGCTACAACTAGTATTACAGGTGCTGCttatactactgctgctgctgtcacCGCCATTAGTAATGCTGTTGctgctgatactactactgctgctgctatcactgatgctgttgctgctactactattgctactgccatTACTGATGCTGCTGATACCgcaactgctactgctactgatgatgatgctactactgctgctgctgccattactgatgctgctgttgctgatactactactgctgccgctgctgccattcctttaaagataacaaaaacaacagctgaTAAATAATAGAAGTggtatagaataatgataattactattattatacatgatgtttattatattattttaggaAAAGGATAGAAGATAGCGAAAATCAAACGATATTAATTTTCTGGACAAGACTTGAAATTAGGGGGAAGCCATAGAGAAGAACAGAGTTCACACATTGACcagtatataaaagaataaacaaaatggCACAGATGCTATCAAAAGTGTCCATACCCTTGTCCGCCCTCTAACTGAATGTTGACCCCACTGTCGACAGCAACGGAAAACAATGTGCACTACAACCAAAGTTTCTGGACGGGCCCATTACATGCCAGCGAAAAGTCCTCTGACCATTTctgcgagaaaaagaaagaaagaaagaaaaaaaaactttgttgtgAACACCGTTTATTGGAGTTCAAACTTTGTCTGCAAAGTGTCCGGGAGGGCAGTAATCTCTGCTGTTTATGACTTCACTAGCCTTAACAACTGGAACTGACCGGCAATATCAGTTCCTTTTTCTGATTTGTTTGGCCGGTAAACTTGGTGGACAAAA
It contains:
- the LOC138862898 gene encoding antifreeze protein Maxi-like, which codes for MAASFVHQVYRPNKSEKGTDIAGMAAAAAVVVSATAASVMAAAAVVASSSVAVAVAVSAASVMAVAIVVAATASVIAAAVVVSAATALLMAVTAAAVV